Within Ipomoea triloba cultivar NCNSP0323 chromosome 9, ASM357664v1, the genomic segment GAGGGAGGGGGGGGNNNNNNNNNNNNNNNNNNNNNNNNNNNNNNNNNNNNNNNNNNNNNNNNNNNNNNNNNNNNNNNNNNNNNNNNNNNNNNNNNNNNNNNNNNNNNNNNNNNNNNNNNNNNNNNNNNNNNNNNNNNNNNNNNNNNNNNNNNNNNNNNNNNNNNNNNNNNNNNNNNNNNNNNNNNNNNNNNNNNNNNNNNNNNNNNNNNNNNNNNgggggggggggggggggggggggggggggggggggggagagagagagagagagcgagaATAAGAATATACCAAGCTCTCAATGCTGCTACCAAGTCCTTCAGCAAGTCCAGAGAGGAGGTCCAAGGAACAAACAATAAATTCTCTATCATACTGTATCCCAGCTGAAGCAGGATCAACCTGCAATAACAATTGTAGTCAAAGAAACCACTTAAGGTTTTCAGGATACGATCACATCTTAAAGCAACAGAAAGTATGCAACTGAAAAAACTTCTACGCCACATCACAATTAATGAGACTTGCATacaaagcaataaaaatatttttggaggATTGGAAAGGTTACTTAAAGTTTTCCCATTCAGAAGGGATGACAATGAGATTAAAGAGGAGAAGAGttccggggggggggggggggggggggggggcaattGTGCCTCTCCAGACAAATATTTGCCAGAACATTACATCACAGCAATCACTATCAGGAAGGAAGGGATATTTTAGAGTATGTTAACTCCTACTAATAGGAGCAATTCTTCAGCAGATTCATTTACTGCAGAGGAATTAATATGAAATAGTACAACAGTAGTTTGATCCAGATCTTGAAATAGTAAAATAGTACTCTTTTTTAATCCAGATCTAAAAATGTACAGCTCGGGGAAAGAACAAATTTGGATGCAAAAgcacatttttacaaaaaattcaaaaatacaGATGTACCAATGAGATCAAAGAACCCCTAAAAAGTATGACATCTATTAAACCTTTGCCAGTTGTTGTGACTGAATGATGTTTATGCACCTCTGGAATACAGGTGGAGCAAATTGCGAAAATCCAGCACCCAGAGCCTGAGaatagaaatataataattataagctTTCTGTTGCATCCTTGGGTGGTGGTACCCCTTCTTCACCTTCTAATAATACTCTCCATTTAtcataagaaaaaaaagtgatacTTGTATGGACTATGGGGCTATTTCAAAAGCAGTGTACACAATTTTAGATTAGCAGCATACAAAGTATGTGAGAACGCAAAGTATTCAATGGGGGACAGTACCTGTGCAATTGATGTAAAGCATTCCAGCAGAGGGAAAAGATCTTTGTCCGAATTTGAAAGTTGCTGCCACTTTGCAATCAGTGGAGGCATTAAAATCTCAAGATATCTGGGCTGCACCAAAGAGAGACAAAAAATCAGCATAGCAAAAATGTTGACAAGTATATTCTGGGAATGTGTGTGGGATTATAACAAGAATAACTAgaacacaagaaattcaaacTCATGTACGGAGTAGGGAGCATTCATCAGTTCTACCTGATTCAATTCCCCTCCAACAGCATCCGCAAGTGTTCCAATGGCATCATAAACAATTCGAAGATTTCGTCTCTGCATAAAACAAAAGGTAAGTAAACTTCTTTGAATAGAGGAGTCAAGCTAGCTAACAGATGGGATAAAAACAACCTGATACTTTCCAAAGGCACACACTAAGTGTTGCAAAATAGTTTCTAAGCATGGTACCAACGCTTCTGCAGCCTCCTACATAAAGGTAAAATAGTCATAgagcatatataaaataataatggaaataaaattgtgaacagtTGTTATCTTCAATACAAACCTCTTCAAGTGTTGCAAAAGCGGAACAAGCAGCTTCTTGCACCCGCTTGTTATCATCTAGTATTCGTCGAAGAAGACccataagaattttattaaattgttcACAGCCTTCTTGATGATCAGTGCCCTGAAATAGAGAGACAAACAAATTGCACATGAACGTTAGAAATTTACCAATCCACAATAACCTAATACCCTAAATATAATAAGACCAAAATTTCGGGAATTAAGAAGCATGCACCAACACAATGCCTATGATTCTCTCACCTGAACAACATACTTGCTGAAACGGGACAAGGTCCAACAGGAGATACTCCGTATAAGTGGAAATTTGTCGTCTATAAGCACAATGAGAAATCTAATAATCTGCaaaaagataatttttaaaGTCTATCTCACCGTAACACAACTCTTTAAAAACTGATGGTAGCATATACAATTACATCAGACAAATGTGGATAAAGTCCATTAATGCAGCCCTCAGCAATAGCACCAATAGCTAAAACTGCTGCTTCCCTTTCCTTCCAAGATTCATCATCTGTAGTAGATAATTTAGTCTGtacaaacacaaacacatactCCATATCAGAAATGTTAAGCGGGTAGATCATTGAGATAGCTTCAGATCTAATcaggaaaaacaattaacctgAACAAGAGGCAACAAACTAGTGAGAATCTCATCACCAAACACATTCGATAGAACATCTAGAGCAGCTGCACTGCACTTCCTTAAGTTCCATACATTCACCGTGTCATCATCCTACAGTGACAAGTTGCAAACACTAAATACTCAACAATTTTCATAAAGGGAAATCAGAATACATTACCAAAAAGATCAACATAAACCACAAAGAAAATACTAAGtctcacatcatcatcatcagcatcCTCTGATCCATGAAACCTTGACGAATGAAAGCGCGGCTTCAGATCCTGCATTGCAGATTATTTTAGAAGACTTAATTCCAAATATTGTGTGTCTGTGTAGCAAAATTCTACAATCACAATCATAATAATGCCAAATACTACAACTAGTAAGAGAAGGGGTACATTttgtaatttgacaaaattgaatGGATGGgttcaattttgttaaattacaCCCCTTTTCTTACTATTTTTAGTATTCAGCATGGAAGTGACTCATCAGGATAAGGCGATACGAAGACCAAACCTGGTCTCGATCTGGGAGGGATCCATCTTCCTGTGATTTAGTAAGACAAAATAGAGAAAAGAAGATCAATTACATTAATTCACAAATATCAACGGAAAATAAAAGATGAATCAAATATTAAACCTCAGCCTCGATGAGTgattcatcatcatcagcatAAACCATGTTGGATAGCAGAACCTACAAAAAAGTGGTATGGATGCATCACAAATAAGAAACTtcttcaaatataaaaatgtgaGTAACCAGCtatgaaaattgttttaaaaattcaaagcaTAAGTCTTACAGGGATCAGGCGTGGTAAAAATTCCCTCAAATTTTCTGGAGGCAGCTGAGCATCAGCATATGCTGACCTATAACCAAAAACACACTACAATGTTTAGCCAAAAAAATATACCAAAACAGTTGAATAAGCATATGCATGCATATCCAAGTGCAAAGCACTCTCTATTATAGTTTCCAACAATTTTCATATCAGCTAATGCAATCAAACGTggtatttaaatttttgtactaTTTACCAAAATTCACAAGCTTCAAGAGCCACTTCATCATCGGTGTCCTCGTTGACTTTCAGAATATATTCAATAACATTCCTCATATGTGTCTGCAACACAGCATTAAAGCAATATCAGAAACAAACAAAATGTGAAAATGGCTATAGTCTTCATCAAAGTTGGTTCATAAAAACAGAGAACAAATTCAGTTTTACAAATACACTACTGCGTGTGTGCACATGTACAAAAGTTTGACACATATGCCATACATTCTGAAACACAAACATCAAAAGAGCATATGTATTACACACTTGCAATTGGACAACCAAGAAATACCCACCTGCAAGAAAGCTGGGTGAACTTCAACTAATTGAACAAATGCTGCACAAACCTGTTGCAAAGAAGTCAAGGGGAATGAATGTCATAAACAAAAgcataatttaataattattgttaaaaGAGCATAATCACAGAATTACTGAGTCTGAACTTGTACATTTCTTTTAGATTTAGGATTTCATGACTCTGAACTTAACGAATGAAGAAGCCTCCTTCACCATACACAATTCACCACTAATGAAAATTGAATGGTAACTTTTCCAAAATAGATAAAGGATTCCTAATTTGACCAGCCATGGTGGACAATAATTATGGAAAATACAGAAATGTAACCAGACAAGATATTTGTAACAATTATTAGAAGATGGATTAATAAGACAATGTTTGTAAAGACAACTAGTtgagaaaacaaattaattttgataaaGCCACTAGAATTAAGAAGCAAGGTGGTCTCTAAGTCTCTTACCAACTTCCGAACCTCTACAGATGAATCATTAGCAAGGAGAAATAAACCTTGCAAATATTTGTCCATATTCAAGTATAGAACCTGTAAACATTTAAGATAACCCAAGCAGCATTACATTGTCAAAAATTGCATAAAGACAACTGCAGAGAAGGTAATGATTCAAGAGCTTTAGTAAATGCATCACCGTGGGCATCAGCATAACGAATTGATAGACAGAACCCATTGAAAGCTTTTTGAGTGAAGCATGTGGTGAATGGAAAAGCTGTTTGTAGATGTATCAAATCAAGAACATATCAGCCAGCAGTAATTATAAGCCATATAAAGATCAGAAATCCAACAAGTGTGCAGATGCTCCTCAAAATAGTTCAAAGAATCCATCAACAACGACAGGAATTGGTCATACACAATGCAAAAAGAACAAAGACAAGCAAATTAACAACAAATGTCACCTGGAGAAATCTTGGTAGGAAAACATTAATGGGTCTTTCTGACAATCCAGAAATATCAGAATCCAAGACTTGGGGAACATCCTCGCATATCTGCATTTTATCACCTCTTTAACTTATAGTGTATGGACATTAAAGATTGTGACAAAACACTCCAGGccccaggaaaaaaaaaacatttaccagatacatatattattgataaagaaacaaaacaaatacCTTAGACAAAGCATCCATGGCACCTTCCATTAGATTTACATCATTGCTATCCAAGTATTTCACAAGAGTGTGCAACAACTCTGGCCATCCAGCTACTCCCCCAATCTGAACAAGTACACTAATGATGGTCCCGGCTGTAGACCTAATATGCCGATCAGTAGATCCTAGACAAGGTAATAACTCAGACTTTATATATTGCTGGTTTCCCTGAGGCATATTTTTAAACACAGTTCTGAGGTTGTTCTTCAAAAGCAACCCAGCTGCTTGCCGAATATCCACTGACTTCCCCTGTTATGAGCACCAATGAAGCTGGTATTACATTAAATAATGCTTACATTGAAGCTGGTTCTCATTGTTTAAGTTCCCGGCACATAAATTATGAAGAGTTATTATTGCATTTGCTTAATAACATGAGAGTGTGAATAAGAAAGTAAGTCAATTTACAggcatcacccaaaaaaaaaaaaaaaaaaaaaaactaatttcaGCTGCGAAAGCTGTCAtctataaaataaagaatatatctTTTGGTAAAGGCACCAAcgaaaaaatgaagaagaaacgGAAGAAGCGATTGCAGCTATTAACTGAGTCGAATTATAAAAGTATGATTGTCCATGTAATTGATAATCTCATCACAGCATAAACCCTAGTAAAGCCCAATAAAACTCCAATAAGTCTGCAAAGAGCAAAAAAAACTAGTCCGTACAATGACAAGCAATTCAGGACGTGGATGAGAGAGTGAAAGAGTGAGACCTCTGCACGAGCAAAGATGAAAGCGAGGTAATTATTGAAATCGGGGATCAAAGAGTAGTGTTGTAACTGCTGCCAAATCTGAGACTTGTCGGAAGTAGGCGACATCTGCAGCTCCAGCAATCCGCAGATCTCCTTGAACCCTTCCTCTAGCGGTTGCCACGTAGTCGCCATCTTCGAGCAATCACGGATTGAATCAATAGTTTTCAGAGTCAGAGGAGAATAAGAAGCAGTGTTTTCTTgaagaatataaatatataaggaATATAAATACTGAGCCGAGCCGGCTCGGAGGGAGAACAAAAGGGCGTATAAAGGAGGGGAAGACGGGTTTTTGTGTGTAGGAGACTGAGAGAAATGGATTTGAGGCGGTAGGGTACACAATAAGGTGGCGTACTGGACCCAATCAGAGGCCGTGAGGTTCAATGATTAGAGCCCAGATACATGTGGGCGGTGGATAGTGGATAGTGGAGGCGCCAGTTTAACTTTCTCTGAGTTGTCTCatcattttttttgggggttttCTTCACTTTTAATCCCTTCTTTTTCACTAACTTCCCGAATAACCCCGTAATAACGTTTGGTTTGAATAAAGAAATTTGAGTgaaaataaatgataaattttaaaattgaggacATTCACCTCCTATTTGAGAATTGCTAGACAAGGTAAATTGTGGAATATGGTTTAACGATAGAGTAAGAATGCTTATTTTTTGTCTTATTGATTGAATTATCTTATATTCATGATTTAAATCTGAATATTTATTGGATCACTACATTTGCACTCAAAATTTCGACCATTGAGCTATGTCTCGGAGCCGTCAAAATATATTGCAATGTGTTTATGGGAGTTCCCTCCTCAAACAATAAAGGTAGCAAGCACCAAACAAGTGTTTAGCTAGCATGCTTATGGAAGAGCTCATCAAATAATAGAGGCAACATGTGAATGTTTAACATACCATCATGATTATGATCTTTAGTTAGGGATGACCATGATTCAATTCCGATTTCAAATCACCCGTGTACGATTTAGGGAAATTACAAGCTAATTCTAGTTTGAATTGTTGACtcaaattgttttttaaaatctattttatatttttaaaatggttcaagtaataataataataataataattactatatatatatgtgtgtttgtgtgtttttgCGTTCAAGTAATTAAGAACtactatttaaataataaagcgCGAACTATTAGTCTATTACTCATTTACTCGTTATCCGTTTTAGGTGTACAATATATTGATATCTTCGTTTCCTTAGGAAGATGATGATCGACTTTGTCACTCTATACTATGTTTATTTAAATCCGATAATTAGTTACTATATTTGAACAATCGATTTCATTCGGTAGTTGTTTTTAAATTGACGATACCACTTACCTATTGATTCAACTCAAACAAGTAGCTTCGGGTCATCAACCTTAGCTAGATGGGTGACGTGAGGCATAGTCCATATGCGGACAATGTGCATTTATTTTGATGATAGATTTGTAACCATCCATAGTAATAAACACCTAAGTACCTAACATGGCTTTTAAGCTTAGTAATTGCTATATTACTTTGgccactatatatacatatatacatggcAAGACAACCTACAGTAaaatctaaattatttaataggTCGAATTGGAATATTGGATTGCCAAATACAATAGTTAAATACGATTGAAGAGTACACAAAAGAACATGCTCATAACATGTCTAATACACTTTAAATCATGATATGCAATGT encodes:
- the LOC116029287 gene encoding transportin-1, which translates into the protein MATTWQPLEEGFKEICGLLELQMSPTSDKSQIWQQLQHYSLIPDFNNYLAFIFARAEGKSVDIRQAAGLLLKNNLRTVFKNMPQGNQQYIKSELLPCLGSTDRHIRSTAGTIISVLVQIGGVAGWPELLHTLVKYLDSNDVNLMEGAMDALSKICEDVPQVLDSDISGLSERPINVFLPRFLQLFHSPHASLKKLSMGSVYQFVMLMPTVLYLNMDKYLQGLFLLANDSSVEVRKLVCAAFVQLVEVHPAFLQTHMRNVIEYILKVNEDTDDEVALEACEFWSAYADAQLPPENLREFLPRLIPVLLSNMVYADDDESLIEAEEDGSLPDRDQDLKPRFHSSRFHGSEDADDDDDDDTVNVWNLRKCSAAALDVLSNVFGDEILTSLLPLVQTKLSTTDDESWKEREAAVLAIGAIAEGCINGLYPHLSDIIRFLIVLIDDKFPLIRSISCWTLSRFSKYVVQGTDHQEGCEQFNKILMGLLRRILDDNKRVQEAACSAFATLEEEAAEALVPCLETILQHLVCAFGKYQRRNLRIVYDAIGTLADAVGGELNQPRYLEILMPPLIAKWQQLSNSDKDLFPLLECFTSIAQALGAGFSQFAPPVFQRCINIIQSQQLAKVDPASAGIQYDREFIVCSLDLLSGLAEGLGSSIESLISQSNLTDLLLQCCLDDAPDIRQSAFALLGDLARVCPVHLRRQLSEFLDAAMKQLDTGKLKETVSVANNACWAIGEIAIKVHKEISPIVLAVVSCLVPILQHAEELNKSLVENSAITIGRLAWVCPELVSPHMEHFMQAWCIALSMIRDDIEKEEAFRGLCAMVRANPSGALNALGFMCKAIGSWHEIRSSDLHNEVCQVLQGYKQMLDNGAWEQCMSALEAPLKNKLQKYLV